In Falco cherrug isolate bFalChe1 chromosome 5, bFalChe1.pri, whole genome shotgun sequence, one DNA window encodes the following:
- the KLHL42 gene encoding kelch-like protein 42 isoform X1, which yields MSLAERRRQEEEEGEAGEGDGAGAGEEVVQIRLGDKRYPVCKRKLIEQSDYFRALYRSGMREAGQGQEEQLLRGGLSALGLELVLDFINTSCLARLEQEEGGDEEPPLLEELVEAASYLQVTPLLRLLLSQVKLGNCFELHRLAQVYGLQDLHDACLDFMAAHYHQVLRRPDARPHLLLPHALQQHLKERRMRGTATLVAIGDFMGASSLGLPPGSHPQVEAPWSMLRYDEEAQRWLPLASNLPPDLVNVRGYGSAMLDNYLFIVGGYRITSQEISAAHCYNPCLNEWSQLASMNQKRSNFKLLAVNGKLYAIGGQSLANVECYNPENDWWTFVASMPNPLAEFSACECKGKIYVIGGYTTRDRNMNILQYCPTSDSWTTFELCDVHVRKQQMLSVEETIYLVGGCIHELGPNQKSSQSEDVLTVQSYNIATKEWLYLKENTSKSGLNLTCTLHNDGVYILSRDITLSTSLEHRVFLKYNIFTDSWESLRRFPAFGQNMLICSMYLPDVQEV from the exons ATGTCCCTGGCagagcggcggcggcaggaggaagaggagggggaagcGGGCGAAGGGGATGGGGCCGGTGCGGGGGAGGAGGTGGTGCAGATCCGGCTGGGGGACAAGCGCTACCCGGTGTGCAAGAGGAAGCTGATCGAGCAGAGTGACTATTTCCGAGCCCTCTACCGCTCGGGCATGCGGGAGGCCGGGCAGGGccaggaggagcagctgctgcgCGGGGGGCTGAGcgccctggggctggagctggtgctggacTTCATCAACACCTcctgcctggccaggctggagcaggaggaggggggcgATGAGGAGCCCCCtttgctggaggagctggtggaggcCGCGTCCTACCTGCAGGTCACCCCCTTGCTCcgcctgctcctctcccaggtGAAGCTGGGCAACTGCTTCGAGCTGCACCGCCTGGCACAGGTCTACGGGCTGCAGGACTTGCACGACGCCTGTCTAGACTTCATGGCTGCCCATTACCACCAGGTGCTGCGGAGGCCCGATGCTCGGCCacatctcctcctgccccatgcTCTCCAGCAGCACTTGAAGGAAAGGCGGATGAGGGGCACCGCCACCCTCGTGGCCATCGGGGACTTCATGGGTGCCTCCTCCCTAGGCCTGCCTCCGGGCAGCCACCCTCAGGTGGAAGCCCCCTGGTCCATGCTGAGGTATGATGAGGAAGCGCAGAGGTGGCTGCCCCTGGCCAGCAACCTGCCCCCTGATCTGGTGAACGTCCGAGGCTACGGGTCAGCAATGCTGGACAACTACCTGTTCATTGTTGGGGGCTACAGGATCACCAGCCAGGAGATCTCGGCTGCCCATTGTTACAACCCTTGCCTAAACGAGTGGAGTCAGCTGGCTTCCATGAACCAGAAGAG GTCCAATTTTAAGCTTTTGGCTGTGAATGGAAAGCTCTATGCCATCGGGGGTCAATCTCTTGCCAACGTGGAGTGCTATAACCCAGAAAATGACTGGTGGACTTTCGTAGCATCCATGCCAAACCCTCTTGCAGAATTTTCAGCTTGTGAATGTAAAGGCAAGATCTATGTTATTGGAGGATACACCACACGAG ATAGGAATATGAACATTTTGCAGTACTGTCCCACTTCTGATTCCTGGACCACCTTTGAACTTTGTGATGTCCATGTTCGCAAACAACAGATGCTCTCTGTTGAAGAAACTATATATCTGGTAGGGGGTTGTATTCATGAGCTTGGACCAAACCAAAAATCCAGCCAAAGTGAGGATGTGTTAACTGTGCAATCTTACAACATTGCTACCAAAGAATGGCTCTACCTCAAAGAGAACACATCAAAATCGGGTCTTAACTTGACTTGCACTCTCCACAACGATGGAGTTTATATATTAAGCAGGGATATTACTCTATCTACAAGCTTGGAGCACCGTGTTTTTCTTAAGTATAATATATTTACGGACAGTTGGGAGTCACTAAGACGCTTTCCAGCCTTTGGACAAAACATGCTGATCTGTTCTATGTATTTGCCTGATGTGCAAGAAGTGTAA
- the KLHL42 gene encoding kelch-like protein 42 isoform X2, producing the protein MSLAERRRQEEEEGEAGEGDGAGAGEEVVQIRLGDKRYPVCKRKLIEQSDYFRALYRSGMREAGQGQEEQLLRGGLSALGLELVLDFINTSCLARLEQEEGGDEEPPLLEELVEAASYLQVTPLLRLLLSQVKLGNCFELHRLAQVYGLQDLHDACLDFMAAHYHQVLRRPDARPHLLLPHALQQHLKERRMRGTATLVAIGDFMGASSLGLPPGSHPQVEAPWSMLRYDEEAQRWLPLASNLPPDLVNVRGYGSAMLDNYLFIVGGYRITSQEISAAHCYNPCLNEWSQLASMNQKRSNFKLLAVNGKLYAIGGQSLANVECYNPENDWWTFVASMPNPLAEFSACECKGKIYVIGGYTTRDRNMNILQYCPTSDSWTTFELCDVHVRKQQMLSVEETIYLLTSS; encoded by the exons ATGTCCCTGGCagagcggcggcggcaggaggaagaggagggggaagcGGGCGAAGGGGATGGGGCCGGTGCGGGGGAGGAGGTGGTGCAGATCCGGCTGGGGGACAAGCGCTACCCGGTGTGCAAGAGGAAGCTGATCGAGCAGAGTGACTATTTCCGAGCCCTCTACCGCTCGGGCATGCGGGAGGCCGGGCAGGGccaggaggagcagctgctgcgCGGGGGGCTGAGcgccctggggctggagctggtgctggacTTCATCAACACCTcctgcctggccaggctggagcaggaggaggggggcgATGAGGAGCCCCCtttgctggaggagctggtggaggcCGCGTCCTACCTGCAGGTCACCCCCTTGCTCcgcctgctcctctcccaggtGAAGCTGGGCAACTGCTTCGAGCTGCACCGCCTGGCACAGGTCTACGGGCTGCAGGACTTGCACGACGCCTGTCTAGACTTCATGGCTGCCCATTACCACCAGGTGCTGCGGAGGCCCGATGCTCGGCCacatctcctcctgccccatgcTCTCCAGCAGCACTTGAAGGAAAGGCGGATGAGGGGCACCGCCACCCTCGTGGCCATCGGGGACTTCATGGGTGCCTCCTCCCTAGGCCTGCCTCCGGGCAGCCACCCTCAGGTGGAAGCCCCCTGGTCCATGCTGAGGTATGATGAGGAAGCGCAGAGGTGGCTGCCCCTGGCCAGCAACCTGCCCCCTGATCTGGTGAACGTCCGAGGCTACGGGTCAGCAATGCTGGACAACTACCTGTTCATTGTTGGGGGCTACAGGATCACCAGCCAGGAGATCTCGGCTGCCCATTGTTACAACCCTTGCCTAAACGAGTGGAGTCAGCTGGCTTCCATGAACCAGAAGAG GTCCAATTTTAAGCTTTTGGCTGTGAATGGAAAGCTCTATGCCATCGGGGGTCAATCTCTTGCCAACGTGGAGTGCTATAACCCAGAAAATGACTGGTGGACTTTCGTAGCATCCATGCCAAACCCTCTTGCAGAATTTTCAGCTTGTGAATGTAAAGGCAAGATCTATGTTATTGGAGGATACACCACACGAG ATAGGAATATGAACATTTTGCAGTACTGTCCCACTTCTGATTCCTGGACCACCTTTGAACTTTGTGATGTCCATGTTCGCAAACAACAGATGCTCTCTGTTGAAGAAACTATATATCTG ctgACAAGTTCATAA